From one Gemmatimonadota bacterium genomic stretch:
- a CDS encoding protein kinase: protein MSSTPYDGVRAARPADSPDAPNRVSYELPTHLRSWELPPEWAWGSEGVFMEYRHYQEIRDALGRSLSLVSAPDPAHVGWLAREARYLAHRNHPAIPTTYHYWAPHSQSKRGPGYLRRWISSETIGGRVRRTGPEEIPAVMRMIRAVGSTLAYLHDSGQTHGGMSPEVVWASPSGRFWVLGWQWAMLRQEVPDGLLPDRRWTPMPPEWEGAGWQPSLASDQWQLAATCFLALTGEMPPSSEAPPIRLMRPECPQALAHILDQALVPDPTLRHRSVSSMLRALERVSGTRSMFVSAPAIPSALSEEGRLRWAVGDDYEILGFLGKGTFGSVWRARDLSLEREVALKMLHPAVAEDERAVARFRREARLAAMLAHPAIIPIYDWDARGEVTWYTMELAEGGSVAELVARAGPRPFEEVAPQVEAILDALNAAHTNGIVHRDLKPENVLIDRYRRWRITDFGIAKGEDEQAGATGTPAFAAPEQLLGEAQGPAVDCFGVAAIIYYVLAGMPPFDARDTQALLAQQLGARYDESVLPPPLQPFIKRGLSPDPTQRFSDAGAMKEAWREVVEEMEREARRGDTWWGRVLG from the coding sequence ATGTCATCGACCCCCTACGACGGCGTCCGTGCCGCGCGTCCGGCGGACTCCCCCGACGCGCCCAACCGTGTGTCGTATGAGCTGCCGACGCACCTGCGCAGCTGGGAGCTCCCGCCGGAATGGGCGTGGGGGAGCGAAGGGGTCTTCATGGAGTACCGCCACTACCAGGAGATTCGCGACGCCCTCGGGCGCTCGCTCTCGCTGGTGAGTGCGCCGGACCCGGCGCACGTGGGCTGGCTCGCACGCGAGGCGCGCTACCTGGCGCACCGCAATCACCCCGCGATTCCGACGACGTATCACTACTGGGCGCCGCATTCGCAGAGCAAGCGTGGCCCGGGCTACCTGCGCCGCTGGATCTCGTCGGAAACCATCGGCGGGCGCGTGCGCCGCACCGGCCCCGAGGAGATCCCCGCGGTCATGCGAATGATCCGCGCCGTCGGATCGACGCTCGCCTACCTGCACGACTCGGGGCAGACGCACGGCGGGATGTCGCCGGAGGTCGTGTGGGCGTCGCCGTCGGGGCGCTTCTGGGTCCTGGGATGGCAATGGGCGATGCTGCGACAGGAGGTGCCGGACGGCCTGCTCCCCGATCGTCGCTGGACACCGATGCCCCCAGAGTGGGAGGGCGCGGGGTGGCAGCCGTCGCTCGCCTCGGATCAATGGCAGCTGGCGGCGACCTGCTTTCTCGCCTTGACCGGGGAGATGCCCCCGTCGAGCGAAGCGCCCCCCATTCGCCTCATGCGTCCGGAGTGCCCGCAGGCGCTGGCCCACATCCTCGACCAGGCGCTCGTCCCCGATCCCACGTTGCGGCATCGGTCGGTGTCGTCGATGCTGCGCGCCCTGGAACGCGTGAGCGGGACGCGCTCGATGTTCGTCAGCGCGCCGGCCATCCCCTCGGCGCTCAGCGAAGAGGGGCGCCTTCGTTGGGCGGTGGGCGACGACTACGAGATCCTCGGCTTCCTCGGGAAGGGGACCTTCGGCAGCGTGTGGCGCGCCCGCGACCTCTCGCTCGAGCGCGAGGTCGCCTTGAAGATGTTGCACCCGGCGGTGGCCGAGGACGAGCGGGCGGTGGCGCGCTTCCGTCGTGAGGCGCGGCTGGCGGCGATGCTCGCGCACCCGGCCATCATCCCCATCTACGATTGGGATGCGCGCGGCGAGGTCACCTGGTACACGATGGAGCTGGCCGAGGGGGGCTCGGTGGCCGAACTCGTGGCTCGCGCCGGCCCGCGCCCCTTCGAGGAGGTCGCACCGCAGGTGGAGGCGATCCTCGACGCGCTCAACGCGGCGCACACCAACGGAATCGTGCACCGCGACCTCAAGCCCGAGAACGTCCTGATCGATCGCTACCGTCGCTGGCGCATCACCGACTTCGGGATCGCCAAGGGCGAAGACGAGCAGGCGGGTGCCACCGGGACCCCGGCCTTCGCCGCCCCCGAGCAGTTGCTGGGAGAGGCCCAGGGTCCCGCCGTCGACTGTTTCGGCGTGGCCGCGATCATCTACTACGTGCTCGCCGGCATGCCGCCGTTCGACGCTCGCGACACGCAGGCGCTGCTCGCCCAGCAGTTGGGGGCCCGCTACGACGAGAGCGTGCTGCCGCCGCCACTCCAGCCCTTCATCAAGCGGGGACTCTCTCCCGACCCGACGCAGCGCTTCAGCGACGCCGGGGCGATGAAGGAGGCGTGGCGCGAAGTCGTGGAGGAGATGGAGCGCGAGGCGCGCCGTGGCGACACCTGGTGGGGACGCGTGCTCGGCTAG
- a CDS encoding MBL fold metallo-hydrolase — protein MRRPSLLALLAATATIVVARPAMAQQNFDSVQVTVQQLAPRVYALFGSGGNMGLLIGDDGAVLIDDQYAPLSDKIKAAIARLTDKPVRFVINTHLHGDHTGGNEAFGKTGAVIVAHDNVRKRMSTAQFSQRFNRTTPPSPYAALPVVTFAEDISLHLNGDSLRVVHLAPAHTDGDAYIHFVKANVIHMGDAFPNGSYPFIDSGSGGTIDGIIAAADRVLAIANDQTKIIPGHGPVASKADLQEFRRVIGTIRDRIRTLVSQGKSLTEVAAAKPTAEFDAKWGKGFMTPDVFLDIVYNDLKGRAGAR, from the coding sequence ATGCGTCGCCCATCCCTCCTCGCGCTCCTGGCGGCCACCGCGACGATCGTGGTGGCACGTCCGGCGATGGCGCAACAGAACTTCGATTCGGTGCAGGTCACCGTTCAGCAGCTCGCCCCGCGCGTGTACGCGCTGTTCGGGAGCGGCGGCAACATGGGGCTGCTGATCGGCGACGACGGCGCGGTGCTCATCGACGACCAGTACGCGCCGCTGAGCGACAAGATCAAGGCGGCGATTGCGCGCCTCACCGACAAGCCGGTGCGCTTCGTGATCAACACGCACCTGCACGGTGACCACACGGGCGGCAACGAAGCGTTCGGCAAGACGGGAGCGGTGATCGTGGCGCACGACAACGTGCGCAAGCGCATGAGCACCGCGCAGTTCTCGCAGCGCTTCAACCGCACGACGCCGCCGTCGCCCTACGCGGCGCTCCCGGTCGTCACCTTCGCCGAGGACATCTCGCTGCACCTCAACGGCGATTCGTTGCGCGTGGTGCACCTGGCGCCGGCGCACACGGACGGCGACGCGTACATCCACTTCGTGAAGGCGAACGTGATCCACATGGGCGATGCCTTTCCCAACGGGAGCTACCCGTTCATCGACTCGGGGAGCGGCGGTACCATCGACGGGATCATCGCCGCCGCCGATCGCGTGCTCGCCATCGCCAACGACCAGACGAAGATCATCCCCGGCCACGGTCCGGTGGCCAGCAAGGCCGACCTGCAGGAGTTCCGGCGCGTGATCGGGACGATTCGCGACCGGATCCGCACCCTCGTGTCGCAAGGGAAGTCGCTCACCGAGGTGGCGGCGGCCAAACCGACGGCCGAGTTCGACGCCAAGTGGGGCAAGGGCTTCATGACCCCCGACGTCTTTCTCGACATCGTGTACAACGACCTCAAGGGACGCGCCGGCGCGCGTTAG
- a CDS encoding TIGR00266 family protein, with the protein MRADEIDYRLIGDDLQGVVITLDPGEAVVAEAGAMMYMQDGIRMATSLDQTGRGGGLFDKLMSAGKRVLSGDSFFVTWFMNEATIRRDVAFAAPYPGKIQAIDLASWGGTIIAQKDSFLCGARGVDVTVAFTRRIGAGFFGGEGFILQKLMGDGLVFLHASGTLMELTLAAGERLRVDTGCLVAMQPTVSYDIQMVPGIKTALFGGEGLFFMQLTGPGKVVLQTLPFSRLADRIIAAAPRAGGGRREEGSVLGVLGGMLDGDR; encoded by the coding sequence ATGAGAGCAGACGAGATCGACTATCGGTTGATTGGGGATGACCTGCAGGGCGTGGTGATCACGCTCGATCCCGGCGAGGCTGTCGTGGCCGAGGCGGGGGCGATGATGTACATGCAGGACGGGATCCGCATGGCGACCTCGCTCGACCAGACCGGGCGTGGCGGCGGGCTCTTCGACAAACTCATGTCTGCCGGCAAGCGAGTGCTGTCGGGTGACTCGTTCTTCGTGACCTGGTTCATGAACGAGGCGACGATCCGCCGTGACGTGGCGTTCGCCGCCCCGTATCCGGGAAAGATCCAGGCGATCGACCTGGCGAGCTGGGGCGGGACGATCATCGCGCAGAAGGACTCGTTCCTGTGCGGGGCGCGCGGGGTCGATGTCACGGTCGCGTTCACGCGTCGCATCGGCGCCGGCTTCTTCGGCGGCGAGGGATTCATCCTGCAGAAGCTGATGGGGGACGGGCTCGTCTTCCTGCACGCGTCGGGGACACTGATGGAGCTCACCCTGGCGGCGGGCGAGCGGTTGCGCGTCGATACGGGGTGCCTTGTGGCCATGCAGCCGACGGTGTCGTACGACATCCAGATGGTCCCGGGGATCAAGACCGCGCTCTTCGGGGGCGAGGGGTTGTTCTTCATGCAGCTGACGGGACCGGGCAAGGTGGTGCTGCAGACGCTCCCCTTCTCTCGCCTGGCCGACCGCATCATCGCCGCTGCCCCACGCGCCGGCGGTGGACGCCGCGAGGAAGGGTCGGTGCTCGGCGTGCTGGGCGGGATGCTCGACGGAGACCGCTGA
- a CDS encoding DNA polymerase IV, with protein sequence MPPLPRPDSSPSLPLPRRILLVDADAFFVAVARMVDPEGAGRAALLIVGGAPGSRGVVCSASYEARQFGVRSAMPIARALRLCPQAMCVPVPRGACGRKSREISAVLHRFAPIVQGASIDEWYLDLSGTETLYHRAPLADVAHEIRDAVRRETGLAVSLGGGTNKLIAKLAVEFGKPKPGSAGTGVFVVAPGDEGAFVRQVPLGDIPGVGPRLRDRLSAMRLHTVPDVLAAGRPALERMLGERAGRWLLDRVQGIGSDEVVAREQPKSVSHEDTFHDDVNDDAQLDVELVRLVTRVASDLRGKALTARTITVKLKDADFRLRSASRTLDAPVVADRVILGVAHELLRKLRTARRTPARLLGVGLSGLSDGADEVAQLSLFGEAPAPEALETARDRALATAVDALRAKFGAGAIVPGQLTGQPTGHQSGQRSAPPSREPPAPNASPAGGARPPAPTPGARRSGR encoded by the coding sequence ATGCCGCCACTCCCACGCCCCGACTCGTCCCCGTCCCTCCCGTTGCCGCGCCGCATCCTGCTGGTCGATGCGGACGCGTTCTTCGTGGCGGTGGCGCGTATGGTCGACCCCGAGGGGGCCGGTCGGGCCGCGCTCCTGATCGTCGGCGGCGCGCCGGGGTCGCGCGGCGTCGTGTGCTCGGCCTCCTACGAGGCGCGCCAGTTCGGCGTGCGGTCGGCGATGCCGATTGCCCGCGCGCTGCGGCTCTGTCCGCAGGCGATGTGCGTCCCGGTTCCTCGCGGGGCCTGCGGGCGCAAGAGCCGCGAGATCTCGGCCGTGCTGCACCGCTTCGCCCCCATCGTGCAGGGGGCGAGCATCGACGAGTGGTACCTGGACCTGTCGGGAACCGAGACCTTGTACCACCGCGCCCCGTTGGCCGACGTCGCGCACGAGATTCGCGACGCCGTACGCCGCGAGACCGGGCTTGCCGTTTCGTTAGGCGGGGGCACCAACAAGCTCATCGCCAAGCTGGCCGTCGAGTTCGGGAAGCCCAAGCCGGGGAGTGCCGGCACCGGCGTCTTTGTCGTGGCGCCCGGCGACGAGGGAGCGTTCGTGCGCCAGGTGCCGCTGGGCGACATCCCCGGGGTGGGGCCACGGCTGCGCGATCGGTTGTCCGCCATGCGGCTCCATACCGTTCCCGACGTGCTGGCAGCCGGACGTCCGGCGCTGGAGCGCATGCTCGGGGAGCGCGCCGGCCGATGGCTCCTGGACCGCGTGCAGGGGATCGGGAGCGATGAGGTGGTGGCGCGCGAACAGCCCAAGAGTGTCAGCCACGAGGACACGTTTCACGACGACGTGAACGACGACGCGCAGCTCGACGTCGAACTGGTGCGCCTGGTGACACGTGTGGCGTCGGACCTGCGCGGCAAGGCGCTCACGGCGCGCACCATCACGGTGAAGCTCAAGGACGCCGATTTTCGCCTGCGAAGTGCGAGTCGCACCCTCGATGCGCCGGTCGTGGCCGACCGCGTGATCCTCGGCGTGGCGCACGAACTGCTGCGCAAGCTGCGCACGGCGCGCCGTACGCCGGCCCGCCTGCTGGGCGTCGGGCTGTCGGGGCTGAGCGACGGAGCGGATGAGGTCGCGCAGCTTTCGCTCTTTGGCGAGGCGCCAGCCCCCGAGGCACTGGAGACCGCACGCGATCGCGCGCTCGCCACGGCGGTCGATGCCCTGCGGGCGAAGTTCGGTGCCGGGGCGATCGTTCCGGGGCAGCTGACGGGGCAGCCGACCGGGCACCAGTCCGGTCAGCGCAGCGCACCGCCCTCGCGCGAGCCGCCCGCGCCTAACGCTTCTCCGGCTGGGGGAGCCCGGCCGCCAGCGCCAACGCCAGGCGCTCGACGGTCCGGTCGTTGA
- a CDS encoding long-chain fatty acid--CoA ligase, with translation MQGLMQEVPLSIPMIIRRARDLYPEKQVISRRPDRTISRATYGEVIARAGRLAHALKELGLEPGARVATLAWNNQRHLEAYFAIPSAGFVLHTLNLRLHPTDLSYIIGHAEDQVVLVDHVLWPLWEKVAPHVSVKHVIVMSDGGETPAGALDYEALLANTSDEPFPFDDLDERSAAAMCYTSGTTGKPKGVLYSHRSLVLHTLMSISSDGAGIVERDVMLPVVPMFHVNAWGFPYTCALMGASQVHPGPHLDPLSLLDLMAGERVTMSAGVPTIWLGILQALDQAPGKWDLSAMRMTLVGGAAPPESMIRGFKQRHGIHVQQGWGMTEMSPIGTISKLMSKHEGIAEHEQFHQLAKAGYPVPGVEIRARSEDGLIPWDGKAMGELEVRGPWIASAYYRPEDPVTQFTDDGWFCTGDIVTIAPDGCVTITDRSKDVIKSGGEWVSSVALEGALMGHAEVFEAAVIGLPHPKWSERPFAVVVRKPGMQVEQQALKAWLAERFASWWVPDEIVFVETLPKTGTGKVQKVLLRDQYRMHYVKADALERAEHSAGTSA, from the coding sequence ATGCAAGGCCTGATGCAGGAAGTACCGCTCTCGATCCCGATGATCATTCGGCGAGCGCGCGATCTGTACCCCGAGAAGCAGGTGATTTCGCGCCGTCCCGACCGGACCATCTCGCGCGCGACGTACGGGGAAGTCATCGCGCGTGCCGGGCGACTCGCCCACGCACTCAAGGAGCTCGGGCTCGAGCCCGGCGCTCGCGTGGCCACCCTGGCGTGGAACAACCAGCGACATCTCGAGGCCTACTTCGCCATCCCCTCGGCGGGGTTCGTCCTTCATACGCTCAACCTGCGCCTGCATCCGACCGACCTGTCGTACATCATCGGTCATGCGGAGGATCAGGTCGTCCTCGTGGACCACGTGCTCTGGCCGCTGTGGGAGAAGGTGGCGCCGCACGTCTCCGTGAAGCACGTCATCGTGATGTCCGACGGCGGCGAGACTCCCGCCGGGGCGCTCGACTACGAAGCGCTCCTGGCCAACACGTCGGACGAGCCCTTCCCCTTCGACGATCTGGACGAGCGCTCGGCCGCGGCCATGTGCTACACGTCGGGGACCACGGGGAAGCCGAAGGGGGTGTTGTACTCGCACCGCTCGCTGGTCCTGCACACGCTGATGTCGATCTCGTCGGACGGCGCGGGGATCGTGGAACGCGACGTGATGCTCCCGGTGGTGCCGATGTTCCATGTGAACGCCTGGGGCTTCCCGTACACCTGCGCCCTGATGGGGGCATCGCAGGTGCACCCGGGACCGCACCTCGATCCCCTGTCGCTCCTCGACCTCATGGCGGGCGAACGGGTGACGATGTCGGCCGGCGTCCCCACGATCTGGTTAGGCATCCTGCAGGCCCTCGATCAGGCGCCGGGCAAGTGGGATCTCTCCGCCATGCGCATGACACTGGTGGGCGGCGCCGCCCCGCCGGAGTCGATGATCCGCGGCTTCAAGCAGCGCCACGGCATTCACGTGCAGCAGGGGTGGGGGATGACGGAGATGTCGCCGATCGGGACGATCTCCAAGCTCATGAGCAAGCACGAGGGGATCGCCGAGCACGAGCAGTTCCACCAGCTGGCCAAGGCGGGCTATCCGGTCCCCGGGGTGGAGATCCGCGCCCGAAGCGAGGATGGGCTCATCCCCTGGGATGGCAAGGCGATGGGCGAACTCGAGGTGCGCGGGCCGTGGATCGCGAGTGCCTACTATCGCCCCGAGGACCCGGTCACGCAGTTCACCGACGATGGCTGGTTCTGCACCGGCGACATCGTCACGATTGCGCCTGACGGCTGCGTGACGATCACCGACCGGTCGAAGGACGTGATCAAGTCCGGGGGCGAGTGGGTGAGCTCGGTGGCGCTCGAGGGGGCGCTGATGGGGCACGCCGAGGTATTCGAGGCCGCGGTCATCGGCCTGCCGCACCCCAAGTGGTCGGAGCGTCCGTTTGCCGTCGTCGTGCGCAAGCCGGGGATGCAGGTGGAGCAGCAGGCGCTCAAGGCCTGGCTCGCCGAGCGTTTCGCGTCGTGGTGGGTCCCGGACGAGATCGTCTTCGTGGAGACGCTCCCCAAGACCGGGACGGGCAAGGTGCAGAAGGTGCTCCTGCGCGACCAGTACCGGATGCACTACGTGAAGGCCGACGCCCTCGAGCGTGCCGAGCACTCGGCGGGGACGAGCGCCTAA